One region of Wyeomyia smithii strain HCP4-BCI-WySm-NY-G18 chromosome 3, ASM2978416v1, whole genome shotgun sequence genomic DNA includes:
- the LOC129727807 gene encoding eukaryotic translation initiation factor 1A, X-chromosomal encodes MPKNKGKGGKNRRRGKNENESEKRELIFKEDEQEYAQVTKMLGNGRLEAMCFDGVKRLCHIRGKLRKKVWINQGDIILIGLRDYQDSKADVILKYTPDEARNLKTYGEFPESVRINDTVTFVDNDLDDDIEFGDEYSSEEEVDAVDAI; translated from the exons ATGCCGAAGAATAAGGGAAAAGGTGGCAAGAACCGTCGTCGCGGTAAGAATGAAAACGAATCGGAAAAGCGTGAGCTAATCTTCAAGGAGGACGAGCAGGAATACGCACAGGTCACAAAAATGCTTGGCAATGGCAGATTGGAAGCGATGTGCTTCGACGGCGTTAAGCGACTTTGTCACATCAGAGGCAAACTGCGGAAAAAG GTATGGATCAACCAAGGCGACATCATTTTGATCGGCCTGCGTGACTACCAGGACTCGAAGGCGGACGTCATCCTCAAGTACACACCGGATGAGGCGCGAAATCTCAAGACCTACGGCGAGTTTCCGGAGTCGGTGCGCATCAACGACACAGTCACGTTCGTCGACAACGACCTGGACGACGATATCGAGTTCGGTGACGAGTACAGTTCGGAGGAGGAAGTCGACGCCGTCGATGCCATATGA
- the LOC129727804 gene encoding stabilizer of axonemal microtubules 1, protein MENCEVGYELPSQDCCLETTPEQCCEDLVQSTCEGVTGDNGVPCDVIASPAADCIPCVGSVSEPAMTECCGGNHDLPRQRSQGNVPQQQCYGCSCGRPDCAPTKKVRYVQPSRRQPCKPVPCYKPPEVEFQGDSVYKTSYNADPATIVGNARPLPIPPRNNLSMAPGCLEKNTTTSLSYPCYNNVERQKPILPIGNQLLGSGPIQEITTSRHDYVPKSTPKRFKIVPEGHIRSVSAPFEKQTVNKLSYNCPNMAHFTPARSCKPIRHYSRSEIPMESETTSKLSYPPLCPAPKEDLPWARRAAYQAPEIAMANDTTYKKSFIPSCATERAKMITPFNNLHVPADSGFESKTVYKESYHSACGERPPAIRPVEQLRIPTQKLQDDTVYKLSFPMYCNTERPAPIVPKPAPLIGDGPIQEITTTRHDYVCKSGTKRDPIMPQNLLYIPTGKLESETVNRLSYPSNKENMIPTKSCKPIISYKRPEQPMESETTQKTSYMPVCPPPKEHYPWAQRARYQPPPLPMESETTAKLSYPPPGYYLEESCDANAPAGPCCQSCEPAMTNCCANLMPDSGCFPRAAIVS, encoded by the exons ATGGAAAACTGCGAAGTCGG CTACGAATTGCCATCCCAAGACTGCTGTTTGGAAACTACGCCAGAACAGTGCTGCGAGGATCTTGTACAGTCCACCTGCGAGGGGGTGACTGGTGACAATGGCGTTCCGTGTGACGTTATCGCGTCACCCGCAGCCGATTGCATTCCCTGTGTAGGCAGCGTTTCGGAACCAGCCATGACGGAGTGCTGTGGCGGTAACCATGACCTGCCGAGGCAACGGTCACAGGGTAATGTTCCGCAACAGCAGTGCTACGGCTGTAGCTGTGGCAGGCCCGACTGTGCACCAACGAAAAAAGTG CGCTACGTTCAACCATCGAGAAGGCAGCCTTGCAAACCGGTCCCATGCTACAAACCACCGGAAGTGGAATTTCAAGGTGATTCCGTATATAAGACGTCGTACAACGCGGACCCGGCTACAATTGTTGGCAATGCGCGCCCTCTACCAATACCGCCAAGAAACAATCTCTCCATGGCACCGGGTTGCCTGGAGAAGAATACCACCACCTCG CTGTCATATCCTTGCTATAACAACGTAGAACGTCAGAAGCCGATCCTGCCCATCGGGAACCAGTTGCTCGGGTCGGGACCCATTCAAGAAATTACCACATCACGCCACGACTACGTACCGAAGAGCACGCCGAAACGATTCAAAATTGTACCCGAAGGTCATATCCGTAGTGTGAGCGCCCCATTCGAAAAACAAACCGTCAACAAGCTCTCGTACAACTGTCCAAATATGGCACACTTTACCCCGGCGAGATCGTGCAAACCAATTAGACACTATTCTAGATCTGAAA ttccaaTGGAGTCAGAAACCACAAGCAAACTCAGCTATCCGCCGTTGTGTCCAGCTCCCAAGGAAGATCTCCCGTGGGCACGTCGTGCTGCATACCAGGCCCCAGAGATAGCGATGGCAAACGACACAACCTATAAGAAAAGCTTCATTCCCAGCTGTGCTACGGAGCGGGCAAAGATGATCACTCCCTTCAATAACCTACATGTACCTGCTGATTCAGGTTTTGAATCAAAGACAGTCTACAAGGAAAGTTATCACAGTGCCTGTGGTGAGCGTCCGCCTGCCATCAGACCCGTGGAACAGCTACGAATTCCGACTCAAAAGCTCCAAGATGACACCGTTTACAAG CTCTCCTTTCCCATGTACTGCAATACGGAACGGCCTGCGCCGATTGTTCCGAAACCCGCACCGCTCATAGGCGATGGACCCATACAGGAGATAACAACAACTCGACACGATTATGTTTGCAAAAGTGGAACCAAACGTGATCCCATAATGCCGCAAAACTTGCTCTATATTCCAACTGGCAAGCTAGAAAGTGAAACTGTGAACCGATTATCCTACCCATCTAACAAAGAGAACATGATTCCAACAAAATCATGCAAACCGATCATCTCATATAAGCGACCCGAGC AACCAATGGAAAGCGAGACAACACAGAAGACGAGTTACATGCCAGTGTGTCCACCGCCAAAGGAACACTATCCATGGGCTCAACGAGCACGGTATCAGCCGCCACCACTGCCAATGGAATCGGAAACGACCGCCAAACTTAGTTATCCTCCGCCCGGATATTATCTGGAGGAAAGTTGCGATGCTAATGCACCGGCCGGTCCGTGCTGTCAGTCATGTGAACCCGCCATGACCAACTGCTGTGCAAACCTGATGCCGGACAGCGGCTGCTTCCCCAGGGCGGCCATTGTAAGCTGA